A segment of the Mastacembelus armatus chromosome 7, fMasArm1.2, whole genome shotgun sequence genome:
CCACTGAGCAGCTATAAGTAAGATATTTTTCAGGAGTTGTTAGAGAGCAAATCAAAGCTGAAGGGACAATGAATGGGCCTTCAGTACTTCAGAACTGAAGGACAGTTTGTTCCTAACTAGCTCCCCTGATCCACTGACAAGGCGATAACATCGGTCAGTAAATCCCGTACAGCAGCTTCCGTGCTAAGGCAGAAAGAGCACTCGAAGCCCTGACAGGAGCTGAAATATAGGCAGTGCAATGAGCAACGAGTGGAGGTAGCTGCTTTGCTAACACCTGGTTTCCAAGTCATTGCACTTGGTTGTGGCTTTACTAAACAGTTGCTATGCAGCTGCTATGGAGTCCCTGGGCGGTTGCTATGGTGTCTCTGAGTAGTTGCCATGGTGCTTTGAGCAGCAGGTAATACCAGTGttatcattgagattatcaCCCGCAACCTGCAAACAGATTTACATACAAAATATGGTGATTATACTGATGTTCATAAAAAACAAGTTGCCAAGCCCgaattacaaataaaaagtaGTGATGTTataactaataaaaataatatggagaacattatttaattattttgtttgtttatgcagTGGATCTGGCCAGTGTCCTGACACCTGAGATCATGGCTCCCATCCTAGCCAACCCCGAGGTGCAGCAGAGGCTGATGCCCTATCTGCCATCTGGAGAGTCCCTGCCTCAGAGCTCAGAGGAGCTCCACAACACACTCAGCTCGCCTCAGTTTCAGCAGGTAAGGTTTCAGTTAATTAACTGATGCAGTTTCTAATAAGTGTTTTGTTGGCATTTAGCATCTCATTGTGGCATTTGCCCTTGTGCTGGGTATTTATTATCTCTCTGCAGGCTATGAGCATGTTCAGCAGCGCTCTGGCGTCCGGGCAGTTAGGACCCCTAATGAACCAGTTTGGCTTTCCTGCAGAGGCTGTCGATGCAGCTAACAAAGGAGGTCAGTGTTTTAACCGCAAGCAAAGACACTGTTATGCACCTTTACTTTAATATTATACTTAAGAACAGTTTTGGAGTATTTTGAAATTAAGTTAAATAATACTTGAAAGGCCAAAGAGAAACTTTGCTCTaccacatttgacagttttaGATACTTGTTTCTTTGcagattaagattttacataCAGAACCTTgaatcatataaaatattacatattgttATAAAATACCCAACAGTAATTAAAATCAACACTGCTATAGTACTGtcagtacatacacacattaaatgTATCAGTAATAATTAATACAACACAATTCATAACAGCATGGACAGGGactatttttttgtctttcactgaTAATACCTACTTTACATAGCAACGTTCCTGCTTCACTATGAGTAAAAGTCATTTTGACATTATTGTACATGATCCTAACACTCAAATATTTTAGGTCTTGCCTTCAACCAACATATAcgttcatttgttttttttctatttatatagAAAACAAGGCCAAGTTGTTATTCATCATTATTACTATTGGtctgatcattaaaaaaaataatttgcatcCCTGAAATCAATCTGTCTTTGCAGATGTAGAGGCTTTCGCCAAAGCtatggagacagagacaaagtcaGACCAGGATGGGGACTCTAAAGACaagaaagatgatgatgaagacatGAGTTTGGACTAAGATCTGTAGAAatattatttaatgtatttatttagctgCCTCTGCTGTTTCGTTACTATTCCGTATTAAGGATTGTTAACAGGATAATAGAAACTGACTCCTCCTCAGCTGATAGTGCTGTGTTCATGCTGTGACAATGTCTTGAATTAATATGTACTGATCTATCTGAACATGTCATTCACCTGCACGTCAACTATCTGCCCATACTGTCCTAACACAAGAGAACAGTAAAATGATGacaaatgctgtttattttctggCCTTGTTTGCAGTCTCACTGCTTTTAGAACAGTAAAATCTCTTGCTATAGCTATGTCTTACCCACTGCACCCAGAAGAGATGGAGACTCCTGCAAACACTAAATTATTGATTGGTTGACTtgggagaggaaaaacaacagacttttcagtgtctgaaaatatatttaaaaaaaaacattcattttacaatatgaaaacaaacatttaccaATTTGACAACACATTTTCTGTAGTTACACATCTGTATGGATGTGTAATAGATTACCACCACTGCGGACATGCACAGAAAACTGAATCACCATCTAAGACTGTAAGAACTCTGATTATCTTTCCCAGACAAGAACGtcaacatttaaacatctgtacagcagcaaaagaagaaatgtcaaCTCTAAATATCACTTATGGTTAACCATTTCACTGCCACTGTCTTGCAGGCACTTTTCCATACTTTTACATGTAATGGCACAAAAATCTGAAGACTTATTACACATTAAGTACTGCAGTTAGGTTGATACCGTCTGGTTACTTGTAGAAACTAAAGCTATTCATGTACAAATGAGTCACAACAGTTTGATTCCCTATTCTGTTAAAACACTACAATCATTACTACTTTCCACTGACTTACAATGGAGCACAGGTGATTTCAGTGATCACAATTTTAAATTTCTCTTTGGGTTAATTTTATGAGCCATTCAAAGAAAGCAAAATTCCTGAGAACTGAAAAATATAACTATCTGGACTATTGAGGAATAAAATTCCAgtgcattttacaaaaaaaatttccctgggaaatgacatgaaacacacacacacacaaaaaaaaaaaaacacatttccaataAATAAGATGCGTCTGTAATTTGCTTCCTTACATGTGACACCACAGAGTATCCAGTATATGAGCAGTTTTTTAAACATCGAAGTTTGACCACAGAAATGCCACATGAATTATTGTTGGgcatacaacacaaacaaattaaaggCCGCTTTTTTCTCTAAAACCATATTCCGCTTGCAATATATAGTTTTATGTTTCAGCCTAATGGCTAAACTGTTTCAGTGTCACAGTGGGATTAAAAGGCTTTTACAAAATCAACTTTGTAATAAATGCTATACAGACGGTATAGTAACAAGAAAGGTGCCAGTGAAGAGTTTTCCACAACCATCACAATGTACAGTTCATTTAAATACAGGTGAAGAATACTATGAAGTACCAAGAAAATGGGTCAcaagaaaccaaaataaaagcacaattaACGTGCTCATTGAACATCTCTAACATAGAGGTCATGATTGGATCAATGgtgcacatacaaaaacacattcagataGACACACATGCCAAATCTAAAATATTGGCCACCAGATGTAAACAAGTTATTCTTCAAATACAGCGACAGACTCTGGTCACAACTGATGGGAAATAAGTTATTAAGTATCAGAATTATTTGTTTCAAACAACAGCTTATATACTGGTCAATCCACCAcccgcatgcacacacacacagatctgacTCAAAGTCCACACTACCTTaccgcacacacacgcatgcacgcacgcacacacacgcacgcgcgcacacacacgcgcgcacacacacgcgcgcacacacacacgcgcacacacacacgcgcacacacacacgcgcgcacacacacacacgcactagTGTTATTATTGAAACCAGCAGTGTGTCAGACGTTGCCGTTTCCGGTCTAACCCTGCTGCACCAATCTACGGTAGTGTGGCATGACCTTGCTCTCAGGGAGGTACAGCCCCATCTCCAAGGCAACCAGCACTGGGAACTCCAGAGTAATCAGCTCTCGCCTGTTTACACGGAAACGCTCTTCCAGTTTCTGTTCATCCaaagggagaaaaacagaggaaaggtTTAGGCGGAATACATGTTATGCCTGTTCAGAAtctaaaaatctgaaaaagatTTAGCTGATTgcacacattaaaatattaaaaccaaAATTCTGTTTCCTGGTATTTCACTGGTATTTCCCTTCATGCATCATATGGATGGAATAGGCAGAGTGATgcaaatgaatatttttctttaactaCAGTCCACTGCAGCTAAATGAATATGAAGCATagatatatgtatttatttaagagAGGATTAACACACTTATTGCTACTTGGATTTGTTGAGCACTCCCATAAACACTACCGTTTTggtttctgatttttttttttcttcaataaaGAACACCAGATACCTAATGAACATGTATGCATGCTGCAGCAGAAAAGTTAAACTTCAGCTGGACAGCACTGTAAATACATATCACATATACAGTTTACTTTTCTTCTGCTCAACAAGAGTTTGCTCCAGAGTTCTGGGACCTGTAGTTTTAATGAGGAACTCATAActgcatttgcatttctttCACATAAGCACATAGAGAAGCTATGTTGTCAGTAACTTGTGATAAATTGTGAGTAAACCAGCTTTTCTGCTCAAATTTAGCTTTTAACTGTCAACATGAACCAGTTTAAGTGATGGAACTTTTACCTGCACAGTTTATTTACTTACATAACATTGTAAAAACCTGTCTCCTGTTTATAATCCTGAAGAACATGGGGTGTTGGAAGGTgaatattttataaacattGATCTtgattttcctctttgtctACCCTTCTCATTTTAGAAACAAAGAGGGTGACAGGCTACAAGTGTTCCTGTCCTAATTTCTTTTATGTTTCTACCTTCTTTAACAAAGAgacctgtgtatgtgtggaaatCTTACATCAATGAGCTGTTTGACTTCTGGCTTCCGCAGATCACTGCTGACTTTTGCAGCCAGCAGCACACATGCTGCTGCAACCAACTTCCTGTTCTGCTTGTTGAGGCGACCCTGCAGCACCAGCttctcaaaataaacaaaagccaTTGATATGGTGACCGGCTGGAGTCCACACTCCTCGCTCACAGCCCTTATCTCCCTCTTTAGGCTAAGAGAAAGGAAGGGAGAAATCATGTTTACTGATCCTGATATTACTTTCTGATGCACccaatttaaaaatgacaaggGCCTGTGAGGAGGTACAAACCTTCTTATCTTGCTCAGTGTCAACTTAATGTGAGGAAACTTATCCTTGAAAGTCTCATTCATGTCCTTCTTCAGGTCAGATGGTTTCACATACTCAATAACAGTTGTCTGCAGAGATGAAAAAGACAAACTAGCATGTCAGCAAAGTGCGTCACGTCAGCAAGAaatacagcacagcacagctttTCACTCATACTTGTGCTATAGATTAGTCCCTGTGATATGGGTTAAAGGTCACAGTCTTGTGAGGTGGTCTACTGAGCAGCAATATGATCATTTGACTGGACATAATGGATGTATTTGACTTTCTAGCTTGGCTGCAGGTTAGTTTAGAAGTGCTGAATTGCTTAATTTTACAGGCAAATCTTAGAACAATATACAAGTCAAATTAAACACCCTTGACCCTGATTTCACATACAAATAAGGATAGCCCACATAAAACATGCAGGCATTACAagaacatatttacatttgcagTAGTAACCTGTTTACtgtaaacacatacagtgggtacggaaagtattcagacccctttaaatttttcactctttgtgtcattgcagccatttgccaaaatcaaaaaagttcattttatttctcattaatgtacactcagcaccccatcttgacagaaaaaaactgaaatgtagaaatttttgcaaatttattaaaaaagaaaaactgaaatatcacatggtcataagtattcagaccctttgcagtgacacatatttaactcacatgctgtccatttcttctgatcctccttgagatggttctgctccttcattggagtccagctgtgtttaattaaactgattggacttgattaggaaaggcacacacagacCCGTCTATATAAGACgttacagctcacagtgcatgtcagagcaaatgagaatcgtgaggtcgaaggaactgctcaaggagctcagagacagaattgtggcaaggcacagatctggccaaggttacaaaagaatgtctgcagcactcaaggttcctaagagcacagtggcctccataatcctcaaatggaaaaggtttgggacgaccagaactcttcctagacctggccgtccagcaaACTGAgtaatcgtgggagaagagccttgatgagagaggtaaagaagaacccaaagatcactgtggctgagctccagagatgcagtagggagatgggagaaagttccacaaagtcaactatcactgcagccctccaccagtcggggctttatagcagaggggcccgacggaagcctctcctcagtgcaagacacatgaaagctggcatagagtttgccaaaaaccacatgaaggactcccagactatgagaaataagattctctggtctgatgagaccaagattgaactttttggcgttaattctaagcggtatgtgtggagaaaaccaggcactgctcatcccctgtccaatacaatccctacagtgaaacatggtggtgggagcatcatgttgtgggggtgtttttcagctgcagggacaggacgactggttgcaattgaaggaaagatgaatgtggccaagtacagagatatcctggaagaaaacctcttccagagtgctcaggacctcagactgggccgaaggttcacctttcaacaggacaatgaccctaagcacacagctaaaataacaaaggagtggcttcggaacaactctgtgaccgttcttgactggcccagccagagccctgacctaaacccaattgagcatctctagagagacctgaaaatggctgtccaccaacgttcaccatccaacctgacagaactggagaggatctgcaaggaagaatggcagaggatccccaaatccaggtgtgaaaaagttgttgcatcattcccaagaagactcatggctgtactagctcaaaagggtgcttctactcaatactgagcacagggtctgaatacttatgaccatgtgatatttcagtttttcttttttaataaatttgcaaaaatttctacatttctgtttttttctgtcaagatggggtgctgagtgtacattaatgagaaataaaatgaacttttttgattttggcaaatggctgcaatgacacaaagggtgaaaaatttaaaggggtctgaatactttccgtacccactgtatatatgtatacatatacatgtatacatGCAACGGTTCAGTGATCACATTTTTCCCCTAATTCATTTAGGTTTTGAACACTGTCCATTGTAAAAAAGCCTCCTGCAGTGATATCCACTGACAACACAATCCCAATTGTAGTTCAAGGGTTTGTAACATCTCCTTACAGCTCACAAGCaggtacaaaaacattttcaaataagcATCATTGCCTTCAGCAGTTTAATGTAAGACCTAATACTTTAAATAGCCCTTCCTGCAGAAACTGACTTCAGTGCTTTCATAGACACTACATATGTAAATATGCTCTACTAcatgcattttcttttccatctgtGTCATGCATACATACTTGCAAAAAGCCCATTAGTCATTAGTTTCTAGAGATGTCCTGATTAAAGTTCTTCACCTGGTCTGAGTTATTTAATATTGAGTAATTTGATCCAGAGTCCCACTCTGATTTTGGTACTTTCCTAGATAATACATTTGCACATAAGAACATTAAAATTATTCAAATCAATCCAGTGTGTATGCTTGACAGTTGAATGGctctgcaatgtttttttttgtttgttttttttccctgtattctgaacagtgtttatattttacatgtcATATCAAACTGGTACTATTGAACGTAGCTCTGTTACTACCACCTGGTAAAATGCTCACAAAGCAGGAATTACAAATGGCTACTGGACAGCCATTTCTTCTCATCCAGCATACAAAACCATCACAGAGGTATATGATGGCCCCAAAGTCATTTTGCAACCCAACAACCCAACACATCCAACCAATCATAAAGAACATGAGGTCTAGCAACAGATGGTGTGGCTGCTATCATGGAGTCAGTGAGGGATCACACGGAGACGTGacgaagagacagaagacactgagAAAGCCAAACCCACAGAATAACTGTGACAGCTTCCCcaagaaatgaagaaatggtgtcattttaaaaacaaagtggtcacacaaaaaaaatgtttttttctgtttactgctcattgtatacaaataaaaaaaaaaacattcatggcATGACTGATGAAACATAGTATCAAAGTATCACCTCTCAAAAAAATGAGGTTACTATAATCTCATTATAAAAATACGGTTTAGATGGTGTTTAAAAAAGCAGCTTACTGTAGAAAGCTTAGCGTGACCCTGTTACCTGAGTGTGTATAAATGCACTGAATGAAAATAGATTCTCACCACGTATGAGGCAAATATCAGAACTCTCTTGTGTCTCCCACAGGGCCACTGAGGGTCACTGAGCAGGTTAGGGTCATATTCTGCCACCTCCTCTATatctgtaaaacacacaaaataaacaggGTGTAGTCACATCAAATGCCAGTTAAAGAGCAAAgaagcaggtgtgtgtctgtaactGAAACCATACATGGGTCCTGTGCCACATTGTTGTTGAGACGAGCAGAGGGGAAACTCCTCTGCCCATTGCCACGGAGACGCGACTGAGGGGTCTGAGCTGTGCAGTTCTCCAGCACGCCACCGCTCTTCTGCCTCACCAAGGCATTGGTCGGATAAAGGAACTGAGCGTATGACACTGTCTGAAGAGGGGACAATGCAAAAGCAAAAACCTTCAAATCAAGCACATTTATctgagtatttttatttgttatcaCTGCAGATCTGATAGACTTGTACCTTGCCATAGGCGCCCAGCTCCACACCTTCCAGGGAAGGAAGCAGGTCAGCAGTGACCACTGAGGACAGCCTCTGCCTCTGAGTGTCCAGCTTAAGATCACTATTCAGAAAGAATCATGTTTCAGTCATTATACCACCtggtacacacaaacacactgctcttTCTTTAGAATTGTATGGATCACACAGGAGGATGATCACAA
Coding sequences within it:
- the cables2a gene encoding CDK5 and ABL1 enzyme substrate 2; protein product: MATAVCGLQSTGTSSKPPKAHRRKVRDSRRRQAALLFLNNISLDGRPQCQLNDGNTDQKAAEEQRLRDRDGGVAVVAPPAGSQGAVAQVTEPTATSTGSSSSFPGVISPTRPSLVMSPGPVGTSAVGANEVFFEGGSVAVTLNPDTPVSPVPAGHQPCFRVRSTPAAMNAVPAGNNLDSRQRSRNVSGSPGPKVPKKVHFIKSMKQYDTRGCRIMLICAKRSLYAAFSVLPYGESAHLSDLKLDTQRQRLSSVVTADLLPSLEGVELGAYGKTVSYAQFLYPTNALVRQKSGGVLENCTAQTPQSRLRGNGQRSFPSARLNNNVAQDPYIEEVAEYDPNLLSDPQWPCGRHKRVLIFASYVTTVIEYVKPSDLKKDMNETFKDKFPHIKLTLSKIRSLKREIRAVSEECGLQPVTISMAFVYFEKLVLQGRLNKQNRKLVAAACVLLAAKVSSDLRKPEVKQLIDKLEERFRVNRRELITLEFPVLVALEMGLYLPESKVMPHYRRLVQQG